One Thalassophryne amazonica chromosome 10, fThaAma1.1, whole genome shotgun sequence genomic region harbors:
- the adcyap1r1b gene encoding pituitary adenylate cyclase-activating polypeptide type I receptor: MSAKLHPFILTIFVLSLLVVGQHGPYNCVIQREQEKCLEMMASYEPGSEDFDCLWMWDNLTCWQPARIGEVIEVNCPELFSQFMSEDDYELGTVSRNCTEYGWSETFPHYIDACMYEEGNSSQDLYYVSVKALYTVGYSTSLVSLTTAMVILCRFRKLHCTRNFIHMNLFVSFILRAISVFIKDGVLYAKEDSEHCFIHTLECRAVMVFFHYCVLSNYFWLFIEGLYLFTLLVETFFPEKRYFYWYIIIGWGTPTVCVTVWAVLRLHFDDIGCWDINDKAAIWWVIKGPVLASIMVNFVLFVGIIVILVQKLQSPDIGGNESSIYLRLARSTLLLIPLFGIHYTVFAFSPENVSKRERLVFELGLGSFQGFVVAVLYCFLNGEVQSEIKRKWRSWTVNRYFAVDLKHRHPSLASSGVNGGTQLSILSKSSSQIRMSSLQAETPAP, from the exons ATGTCTGCGAAGCTCCACCCCTTCATCCTCACCATCTTCGTCCTGTCACTCCTG GTCGTCGGCCAACATGGACCCTATAACTGTGTCATCCAGCGAGAGCAGGAGAAATGCCTGGAAATGATGGCGTCCTATGAACCAGGAAGTGAAGACTTCG attgtctctggatgtgggacaaCCTTACGTGCTGGCAGCCTGCCAGGATCGGGGAGGTCATTGAGGTCAACTGTCCTGAACTCTTCTCTCAGTTCATGAGTGAAGACGACTACG AACTGGGGACGGTGAGCCGTAACTGCACTGAGTACGGCTGGTCAGAGACCTTTCCTCACTACATAGATGCCTGCATGTATGAGGAAGGCAACAGCAGCCAG GATCTGTACTATGTGTCGGTGAAGGCTCTGTACACGGTGGGCTATAGCACCTCTCTGGTGTCCCTCACCACAGCGATGGTCATCCTGTGCCGCTTCAG GAAGCTGCACTGCACCAGGAACTTCATCCACATGaacctgtttgtgtccttcatCCTTCGAGCTATTTCTGTCTTCATCAAAGACGGCGTGCTGTACGCGAAGGAGGACAGCGAGCACTGCTTCATACACACT CTGGAGTGTCGAGCGGTGATGGTGTTCTTCCACTACTGCGTCTTATCAAACTACTTCTGGCTGTTCATCGAGGGTTTGTACCTCTTCACTTTGCTGGTGGAGACTTTCTTCCCTGAAAAGCGATACTTCTACTGGTACATCATCATTGGCTGGG GTACTCCAACCGTGTGTGTGACCGTGTGGGCCGTGTTGAGGCTGCACTTTGATGATATCGG GTGTTGGGACATAAATGACAAAGCTGCCATCTGGTGGGTGATCAAGGGACCTGTGCTGGCTTCAATCATG GTCAATTTTGTGCTCTTTGTCGGCATCATTGTCATCCTGGTGCAGAAGTTACAGTCCCCGGACATTGGAGGGAATGAATCCAGTATTTACCT GAGGCTGGCTCGCTCCACACTGCTGCTGATTCCTCTGTTTGGGATCCACTACACAGTGTTTGCCTTTTCTCCTGAGAACGTCAGTAAGCGGGAGCGGCTGGTCTTTGAGCTGGGCCTCGGATCCTTCCAG GGTTTTGTTGTTGCCGTTCTCTACTGCTTCCTGAATGGAGAG GTTCAATCAGAGATCAAGAGAAAATGGCGAAGCTGGACCGTGAACAGATACTTTGCTGTGGACCTGAAGCACCGACATCCTTCTCTGGCGAGCAGTGGGGTGAATGGGGGAACGCAGTTATCCATCCTCAGCAAGAGCAGCTCTCAGATCCGCATGTCTAGTCTGCAGGCTGAGACGCCAGCTCCCTGA